A genome region from Populus alba chromosome 5, ASM523922v2, whole genome shotgun sequence includes the following:
- the LOC118057867 gene encoding NAC domain-containing protein 21/22: MSNISFVEAKLPPGFRFHPRDEELVCDYLMNKASQCCDSLLMIEVDLNKCEPWDIPEAARVGGKEWYFYSQRDRKYATGLRTNRATATGYWKATGKDRHVLRKGTLVGMRKTLVFYQGRAPKGKRTDWVMHEFRLEGPLGPPNISSDKEDWVLCRVFYKNNREVVTKPSMESCNDDTGSSSLPALLDSYITYEQTQPNLDEHEQVPCFSIFSQNQTSQNLLAPFTTQMEAPNTPAKCTSSFGKVPMDITTPLDSFSCDTLVLKAVLNNLTKMESYGNLKGSPSLGEGSSESYISEVGMSSLWNHY; this comes from the exons ATGAGCAACATAAGCTTTGTGGAGGCAAAGCTGCCACCGGGGTTCAGGTTTCATCCAAGAGATGAAGAACTCGTATGCGATTACTTGATGAACAAGGCTTCTCAGTGCTGTGATTCCCTTCTTATGATAGAAGTTGACCTCAACAAGTGTGAGCCTTGGGATATCCCTG AAGCGGCACGCGTAGGAGGCAAGGAATGGTATTTCTATAGCCAAAGAGATCGCAAGTATGCAACTGGATTGAGAACTAATCGTGCAACAGCTACTGGATATTGGAAAGCCACAGGGAAGGACAGGCATGTCCTACGCAAGGGCACTCTTGTTGGCATGAGAAAGACCTTGGTGTTCTACCAGGGTAGGGCACCCAAAGGGAAAAGAACTGACTGGGTCATGCATGAGTTTCGCCTTGAAGGACCTCTTGGTCCCCCAAACATTTCTTCAGATAAG GAAGATTGGGTTTTATGTCGAGTGTTCTATAAAAATAACAGAGAAGTTGTGACCAAACCTAGCATGGAAAGCTGCAACGATGACACAGGTTCTTCATCTTTGCCTGCATTATTGGATTCATACATCACTTATGAGCAAACTCAACCCAATTTAGATGAGCACGAGCAAGTGCCCTGCTTCTCCATTTTTTCACAAAACCAAACCAGCCAAAATCTCCTGGCTCCGTTCACCACCCAGATGGAAGCTCCAAACACACCCGCTAAGTGTACGAGCTCATTTGGAAAAGTTCCTATGGATATTACCACTCCATTAGACTCTTTTTCTTGTGACACATTGGTACTAAAAGCTGTTTTGAATAACCTTACCAAGATGGAAAGCTATGGCAACCTTAAAGGGTCACCAAGCTTAGGAGAAGGTAGTTCAGAGAGCTACATATCTGAAGTGGGCATGTCCAGCTTATGGAatcattattga
- the LOC118054080 gene encoding uncharacterized protein → MASACVNNMGMSPENFPPKTYQSYGWLSPRISFSREEDSNNTTTSKTTSAKSSSSSSAAAAAAAAASSAPLPPPHPQQLDPPETTDSVDFEFRLDNSFTMLPADELFSDGKLMPLQINTGNGKPSLPPSTSTSVNELTEAVRLPEPGREPVKSCRRLEMEISGTDPYLFSPKAPRCSSRWKELLGLKKLHQNPKPETQKPSTRTALFSSSSSNPKSLKHILHRNSKTCNCNTSSSSSSFSYTLLDHSLSLPLLRDLDCESLSISSSRLSLSSSSSSHEHEDLPRLSLDSDKPSTNLNLMQNPGPNPFILNRNQNQNPPRMRMVKPLSENGNNNSGTSSTARLGRSPMRRAAGESSEVSISSGVSVDSPRMNSSGKIVFQSLERSSSSPSSFNGGPRFKHRGMERSYSANVRVTPVLNVPVCSLRGSSRSGFGFGQLFSSSPQKRDGFSKGYQQQQNITSSSSKYRSERG, encoded by the coding sequence ATGGCCTCAGCTTGTGTTAACAACATGGGCATGTCCCCTGAAAATTTCCCACCCAAAACTTACCAATCTTATGGCTGGTTAAGCCCGAGAATCTCTTTTAGCCGTGAAGAGGATAGTAATAACACAACCACCTCTAAAACTACCTCCGccaaatcatcatcatcatcatcagcagcagcagcagcagctgctgcAGCCTCCTCAGCTCCTCTACCCCCACCTCATCCACAGCAACTAGATCCACCGGAGACCACGGACTCTGTCGACTTTGAGTTCCGATTAGACAACTCCTTCACCATGCTCCCTGCAGATGAGCTGTTTTCTGATGGGAAATTAATGCCACTACAAATCAATACTGGTAACGGCAAACCATCCTTGCCACCATCTACTTCTACCTCGGTCAACGAGTTGACCGAGGCGGTAAGGCTGCCGGAGCCCGGGAGGGAGCCGGTGAAGTCTTGCCGGAGATTGGAGATGGAGATTTCCGGGACCGATCCATACTTGTTTTCCCCCAAAGCTCCCAGATGTTCGAGCCGGTGGAAGGAGCTTCTGGGGTTAAAGAAATTACACCAAAACCCTAAGCCTGAAACTCAAAAACCATCAACCAGGACGGCATTGTTTTCTTCGTCCTCGTCGAATCCCAAGTCCCTTAAACATATCTTGCACAGGAACTCAAAAACCTGCAATTGCAACACATCGTCCTCAAGCTCCTCCTTCTCCTACACCTTATTAGATCATTCATTGAGTCTCCCACTGCTAAGAGATTTGGATTGCGAATCGctctccatttcttcttctcgCTTATCGctgtcatcttcatcttcatcccACGAGCACGAAGATCTCCCAAGATTGTCCCTCGACTCTGATAAACCAAGCACCAACCTCAACTTAATGCAAAACCCGGGTCCGAATCCATTCATTCTCAACcgaaatcaaaaccaaaacccaCCAAGAATGAGAATGGTGAAGCCATTGTCGGAGAATGGAAACAACAATAGCGGCACCTCTTCAACTGCAAGGTTAGGGAGGAGCCCAATGCGGAGGGCAGCGGGGGAGTCGAGTGAGGTTTCAATAAGTAGTGGGGTTTCAGTGGATAGCCCAAGAATGAATTCATCAGGGAAAATAGTATTTCAAAGCTTGGAAAGAAGTTCAAGTAGTCCAAGTAGTTTTAATGGAGGGCCAAGATTTAAACATAGAGGAATGGAGAGATCTTATTCTGCTAATGTTAGAGTGACTCCAGTTCTTAACGTTCCTGTTTGTTCCCTTAGAGGGAGTTCAAGGTCAGGTTTTGGGTTCGGTcagttgttttcttcttcaccGCAAAAAAGAGATGGCTTTAGCAAAGGGTATCAGCAGCAGCAGAATATtactagcagcagcagcaagtaCAGGTCTGAGAGAGGTTaa